A single window of Chitinophagales bacterium DNA harbors:
- a CDS encoding peptidase domain-containing ABC transporter, with translation MKKFPLYRQLDSSDGGITCLRMVAKYYGKKYSLRFFKEKYSTSKAITSLKDISILAEDIGLNTIITACTFEKLKKSIILPCIVKWNRHRTVVVYKITKKKVYVADPYSGYITYDLNEFAKNWLSTITKGDPKGLILQLETTPKFENTAQSQEEQKKVQFFQPYFSKYKKYFVQLLFGILGASLLQLVSPFLTQSIVDIGIKTSDINFIYLIVVAQFMIILGKTTIDFIRNWIVLHISTRIKIFIISDFLKKLIKLPISFFETKKMGDLMQRISDQRRIEAFYTTSTLDTLFSLINIFIFGIILLIYNSYIFFVFLIGSILHILWIVLFFNKRKELDFKIFRQSASNQNTLIQIFTGIQEIKLNNYGLQKRWEWESIQAELFKIHTKILALEQYQQIGVVVFSELKNIIIILIAAQSVVLGEMTLGMMMAVMYITGQLNSPISQISSFLKKAQDAHLSIERLIEVHRNDDENKGTSSSHLVSFNENIEIKNLYFSYDIKENFVLKNVSITIPNEKVTAIVGASGSGKTTLLKLLLKLYQPTKGSINIGNVHLTKINHDIWRQTCGVVMQDGFIFSDSIAKNIVLDEEDINKEILIKAVEMANIRDFIETLPENYNTKIGRDGRSLSGGQKQRILIARAIYKNPNFLFFDEATSALDARNERIIVDNLNTFYKGKTVLIVAHRLSTVQNADQIIVLDNGQIVETGTHNELISLKGEYYRLVRNQLALG, from the coding sequence TTGAAAAAGTTCCCATTATATAGACAGCTTGATTCCAGTGATGGAGGAATAACTTGTTTAAGAATGGTTGCTAAATATTATGGAAAAAAATACTCCCTCCGTTTTTTTAAAGAAAAATACTCTACTTCAAAAGCAATCACTTCGTTAAAAGACATAAGTATTTTAGCTGAAGATATTGGACTGAATACTATCATAACAGCCTGTACTTTTGAAAAACTAAAGAAAAGCATCATTTTACCTTGTATCGTAAAATGGAATAGGCATAGAACGGTAGTTGTTTATAAAATCACTAAAAAGAAAGTATATGTTGCTGATCCTTACTCTGGATATATCACTTATGATTTGAATGAGTTTGCGAAGAACTGGTTATCAACAATAACCAAAGGAGACCCTAAAGGTCTAATACTTCAATTAGAGACAACTCCTAAATTCGAAAATACAGCCCAGAGTCAAGAAGAACAAAAAAAAGTTCAATTTTTTCAACCCTATTTTTCAAAATATAAAAAATATTTTGTTCAATTACTTTTTGGTATACTAGGCGCAAGTCTTTTACAGTTAGTGAGTCCATTTCTTACACAATCTATTGTAGATATAGGGATTAAAACAAGCGACATAAACTTTATATATTTAATTGTGGTAGCGCAATTTATGATTATTTTAGGGAAAACAACTATTGATTTTATAAGAAATTGGATTGTTTTGCATATAAGTACAAGAATAAAAATATTCATTATATCTGATTTTTTGAAAAAACTAATAAAACTTCCTATTAGTTTCTTTGAAACAAAAAAAATGGGAGATTTGATGCAACGCATTAGTGATCAGAGGAGAATTGAAGCTTTTTATACTACATCAACACTAGATACTCTCTTCTCCCTAATAAATATATTTATTTTTGGAATAATATTATTAATTTACAATTCATATATTTTTTTTGTTTTTTTAATAGGAAGTATTTTGCATATCCTTTGGATTGTTTTATTTTTCAATAAACGAAAAGAATTAGACTTTAAAATATTCAGGCAATCAGCATCAAATCAAAATACACTTATCCAGATTTTCACAGGTATTCAAGAAATTAAACTTAACAACTATGGTCTTCAAAAACGTTGGGAATGGGAAAGCATTCAAGCAGAATTATTCAAAATTCACACAAAGATTTTGGCATTAGAACAATACCAGCAAATAGGTGTCGTAGTATTTAGTGAGTTAAAAAATATAATCATTATTTTGATTGCAGCTCAGAGTGTTGTTTTAGGTGAAATGACCTTAGGAATGATGATGGCTGTAATGTATATAACTGGACAATTAAATAGTCCAATTAGTCAAATTTCCAGTTTTCTAAAAAAAGCCCAAGATGCTCATCTAAGTATTGAAAGATTGATAGAAGTACATAGAAATGATGACGAAAATAAGGGTACATCTAGTTCTCATTTAGTTTCATTTAATGAAAATATTGAAATTAAAAATCTTTATTTTTCCTATGACATTAAAGAAAATTTTGTTTTAAAAAATGTTTCAATTACCATCCCAAATGAAAAAGTTACTGCTATAGTAGGGGCTAGCGGTAGCGGTAAAACAACACTTTTAAAATTACTTCTAAAGCTTTATCAACCTACAAAAGGCAGTATTAATATAGGGAACGTACACCTAACAAAAATAAATCATGATATATGGAGGCAAACATGTGGTGTCGTAATGCAGGATGGCTTCATTTTCTCCGATAGTATTGCTAAAAACATTGTTCTTGATGAAGAAGATATAAACAAGGAAATACTTATAAAAGCAGTGGAAATGGCAAACATTAGAGATTTTATTGAAACACTTCCCGAAAATTATAATACAAAAATTGGTAGAGATGGACGTTCCTTAAGCGGAGGGCAAAAACAAAGGATACTCATAGCAAGAGCTATTTACAAAAACCCTAATTTTTTATTCTTTGATGAAGCCACAAGTGCACTAGATGCAAGAAATGAACGAATTATCGTAGATAACCTAAATACCTTTTACAAAGGTAAAACTGTTCTTATTGTTGCACATAGATTAAGTACAGTTCAAAATGCAGATCAAATTATAGTTTTAGATAATGGTCAAATTGTAGAAACAGGTACTCATAATGAATTGATTTCCTTAAAAGGAGAGTATTATAGATTGGTCAGAAATCAATTAGCATTGGGATAA
- a CDS encoding protein kinase, which yields MNIHINNILKSIEYQLGTKIDSHQTLSDRRGSVVLKIESNHMQSLVKITDLNFEHPVFSKDEKRIIAEREVTILKYLKEQRTSFDYYITDGSLNNYHWLLMRYIQGESILEVLKKTFAETPKTEEFQQKIIVLFVSILKKINELHKVNILHGDIQPAHFKIDTKGDVHILDFELSRLVNEKTPLYAGALMHFVAPEIAKGMLEKSKYIEYDIYSETYAIIATLFFLYTKKVPINYGTENIRKMSFSDALKAVLSNQILSFPDLELKPFPILEQLFEQGLKREKKDRYNSIDTILSAILT from the coding sequence ATGAATATCCATATAAATAATATATTAAAATCTATTGAATATCAATTGGGAACAAAAATAGATTCGCACCAAACATTGTCTGATAGGCGTGGATCTGTAGTTTTAAAGATTGAGAGTAATCATATGCAATCTCTTGTGAAAATTACTGATTTAAATTTTGAACACCCTGTTTTTTCCAAAGATGAAAAAAGAATTATAGCAGAAAGAGAAGTTACAATTTTGAAATATCTAAAAGAACAACGAACTTCTTTTGATTACTATATTACAGATGGCAGTTTAAATAACTATCACTGGTTATTAATGCGTTACATTCAAGGAGAATCAATCTTAGAAGTATTAAAGAAAACTTTTGCTGAGACTCCAAAAACCGAAGAATTTCAACAAAAAATAATCGTTTTATTTGTAAGCATACTTAAAAAAATCAATGAATTACATAAAGTAAACATACTTCATGGAGATATTCAACCTGCTCATTTTAAAATAGATACTAAAGGAGATGTTCATATTTTAGATTTTGAACTAAGTCGGTTAGTTAATGAAAAAACTCCCTTGTATGCTGGGGCACTTATGCATTTTGTAGCCCCCGAAATAGCAAAAGGAATGTTAGAAAAATCAAAATACATTGAATATGATATTTACTCAGAAACATATGCTATAATAGCCACCTTATTCTTTCTATACACAAAAAAAGTACCGATTAATTATGGTACAGAAAATATTAGAAAAATGTCTTTTTCAGACGCATTAAAAGCTGTATTAAGTAATCAAATACTATCATTTCCAGACTTGGAATTGAAGCCATTTCCCATTTTAGAACAGTTATTTGAACAAGGACTAAAAAGAGAAAAAAAAGATAGGTACAATTCAATAGATACAATATTGTCTGCTATTTTAACATAA
- a CDS encoding cysteine peptidase family C39 domain-containing protein, whose translation MKNTPKIPILQTNDAMDCGPTCLRMIAKYYGKHYSLQTLALRLTFK comes from the coding sequence CTGAAAAATACCCCAAAAATTCCCATTCTACAAACAAACGATGCAATGGACTGCGGGCCCACCTGCCTGCGAATGATTGCCAAATACTACGGCAAACACTATTCGCTGCAAACCTTAGCCCTTCGATTGACCTTCAAATAA